From a region of the Actinopolymorpha singaporensis genome:
- a CDS encoding DUF7594 domain-containing protein: MQRRAFLLSTLGIAALPGASAGSRAPAGGPASAAGSTRAAEGRLVDSVVPTHPRLLLRDFDRLRSTVAAGGRPGVWYAKVRADADAILGRPVSKYVIPDGLRLLDTSREVVRRTYSLAMTYAVERDDRYARRLWDELAAVAAFPDWNSQRHFLDTAEMTHAVAVGYDWLYDVWTDQQRETLRTAIRDFGLRPGLAVYHSSSGWHTGDNNWNIVCNAGLSLGALALAQDEPEIAGEVLDAGLASIPRAIAVYGPDGGYPEGLGSYWGYATKYLVPYLESLTTATGDDRGLGATPGVARTGLFPIYLTGPAGENFNYYDAGGGSPQPPEMFWLARRYATPVFGWWGRLGADKNQVSWAQSPAGLLWYDPERDVDPVAAGLPLDHAFGRCEVATTRSGWLDRHAVFTGFKGGDNSTNHGNLDLGDFVVDALGTRWAGELGGDDYNLPGYFAGGPGGQRWTYYRNRAEGQNTLVVNPGRGEDQVVTAVGKLTAHESGDTASYAVADLTAAHPDLVEWRRGIRQFDNRQQVVVQDEIRTRAGSEVWWFMHTGATIEIAADGRSATLRRAGQTVLARLLSPGDAAFLDAAPRPLWTSPDPAGQNVNAGLRKLTLRLREVTSATVAVQLTPLRSGEDRPDAAPVTELADWGVGPAVARLRTLTVGGAEVEAFDPSNFTYTVSVAPGARPPTVAAAPSVPGGRIVVHQARDVPGQAIVDVIEPGLARGRYRIFLVTEPGPGSLGATIVASSDDGNVAANTMDGDLGTRWSAEGDGQWIAYDMGADGAVSSVAIAWYSGDQRSSAFDVEIAADGAHTWRHVYSGRSSGTTTQPETYSFAAITARYLRIVGHGNSVNAWNSITEVRIPGRTVEPPRVTPHLAKVTLHAPASLAVGGSAQLRVTGTMSDGGVADLSGSDVSYATADGRVAGVDVGGRLTALAEGTVTVAGIVVTADRRLEFGRADIVVEDPTKRRFVASADTYVNDGPNADRSFGSDTTVLVKNAGPNSPGFNRRGLLSFTPEPTREPIASVTLQMYGMVRDTNGTEIDVSVYALDEGFDEATVTWNTQAARGARLGAMHVTDSPNWCGADLTEALRAAVAAGERIDLGLDQDLAPGQQGLATPLSSRESSTKPYLLVRLETPVSD, encoded by the coding sequence ATGCAGCGTCGCGCGTTCCTCCTGTCCACCCTGGGCATCGCCGCCCTTCCCGGTGCGTCCGCCGGCTCCCGCGCCCCGGCCGGCGGTCCCGCCTCGGCTGCCGGCAGCACACGGGCGGCCGAAGGTCGCCTGGTGGACTCCGTCGTCCCGACCCACCCGCGCCTGCTGCTGCGTGACTTCGACCGGCTCCGGTCCACGGTCGCTGCCGGCGGCCGGCCGGGTGTGTGGTACGCCAAGGTCCGGGCCGACGCCGACGCGATCCTCGGCCGGCCGGTGTCCAAGTACGTCATCCCCGACGGTCTGCGCCTGCTCGACACCAGCCGGGAGGTGGTGCGCCGCACCTACTCGCTGGCCATGACCTACGCGGTCGAACGAGACGACCGTTACGCGCGCCGGCTGTGGGACGAACTCGCGGCAGTTGCGGCGTTTCCCGACTGGAACAGCCAGCGGCACTTCCTGGACACCGCCGAGATGACGCACGCGGTCGCGGTTGGCTACGACTGGCTGTACGACGTGTGGACCGATCAGCAGCGTGAGACGCTGCGGACGGCGATCCGGGACTTCGGCCTGCGCCCGGGCCTGGCCGTCTATCACTCGTCCTCGGGTTGGCACACCGGCGACAACAACTGGAACATCGTCTGCAACGCGGGCCTGAGCCTCGGCGCACTCGCCCTCGCCCAGGACGAACCGGAGATCGCCGGCGAGGTGCTCGACGCCGGTCTGGCCTCGATTCCGCGGGCGATCGCGGTGTACGGGCCCGACGGCGGCTACCCGGAGGGCCTGGGCTCGTACTGGGGTTACGCGACGAAATACCTCGTTCCGTACCTCGAGTCACTCACCACCGCGACCGGTGACGACCGCGGCCTGGGCGCCACGCCCGGTGTGGCCCGGACCGGCCTGTTCCCGATCTACCTCACCGGACCGGCAGGGGAGAACTTCAACTACTACGACGCCGGCGGCGGTTCGCCGCAGCCGCCGGAGATGTTCTGGCTGGCCAGGCGGTACGCCACCCCGGTGTTCGGCTGGTGGGGCAGGCTCGGCGCCGACAAGAACCAGGTGAGCTGGGCCCAGAGCCCAGCGGGGCTGCTGTGGTACGACCCGGAGCGGGACGTGGACCCGGTAGCGGCGGGTCTGCCGCTGGACCACGCGTTCGGCCGGTGCGAGGTGGCGACGACGCGCAGTGGCTGGCTGGACCGCCACGCTGTCTTCACCGGCTTCAAGGGCGGCGACAACTCGACGAACCACGGCAACCTCGACCTGGGTGACTTCGTTGTCGACGCGCTCGGCACCCGGTGGGCCGGCGAGCTCGGCGGCGACGACTACAACCTGCCCGGCTACTTCGCGGGCGGACCCGGCGGGCAGCGCTGGACCTACTACCGCAACCGAGCGGAGGGGCAGAACACACTTGTGGTCAACCCCGGCCGAGGCGAGGACCAGGTGGTCACCGCGGTGGGGAAGCTCACCGCGCACGAGTCCGGAGACACCGCCTCCTACGCTGTCGCCGATCTCACCGCCGCCCACCCCGACCTCGTCGAGTGGCGGCGGGGCATACGGCAGTTCGACAACCGGCAGCAGGTGGTCGTACAGGACGAAATCCGCACTCGCGCCGGCAGCGAGGTGTGGTGGTTCATGCACACGGGCGCGACGATCGAAATCGCAGCCGACGGCCGCAGCGCCACTCTCCGACGGGCGGGACAGACCGTCCTGGCCCGGCTCCTGTCTCCCGGCGACGCCGCCTTCCTCGACGCGGCCCCGCGGCCGTTGTGGACCTCACCGGACCCTGCCGGGCAGAACGTCAACGCCGGCTTGCGCAAGCTGACCTTGCGGCTGCGCGAGGTGACTTCGGCGACGGTGGCGGTGCAGCTCACGCCGCTGCGTTCGGGTGAGGACCGGCCGGACGCAGCGCCCGTGACCGAGCTCGCGGACTGGGGAGTCGGACCTGCCGTCGCCCGGTTGCGCACGCTGACCGTCGGTGGGGCGGAGGTGGAAGCGTTCGACCCGTCCAACTTCACCTACACCGTTTCCGTCGCTCCCGGTGCGCGTCCGCCGACCGTCGCGGCGGCACCATCCGTGCCCGGTGGGCGGATCGTCGTGCACCAGGCTCGCGACGTCCCCGGTCAGGCGATCGTCGACGTGATCGAGCCGGGCCTGGCCCGCGGGCGCTACCGGATCTTCCTCGTCACCGAACCAGGTCCGGGCTCCCTCGGCGCGACGATCGTGGCCAGCTCCGACGACGGGAATGTCGCAGCCAACACCATGGACGGTGACCTGGGGACCCGCTGGTCGGCCGAGGGCGACGGGCAGTGGATCGCCTACGACATGGGAGCCGACGGCGCGGTGTCGTCGGTAGCGATCGCGTGGTATTCCGGCGACCAGCGCTCGTCGGCGTTCGACGTCGAGATCGCCGCCGACGGTGCGCACACCTGGCGTCACGTGTACTCCGGCCGGAGTTCGGGGACGACCACGCAGCCGGAGACGTACTCCTTCGCCGCCATCACCGCGCGGTATCTGCGGATCGTCGGGCACGGGAACTCCGTCAACGCCTGGAACAGCATCACCGAGGTGCGCATCCCGGGCCGCACCGTCGAGCCACCGCGGGTGACGCCCCACCTGGCGAAGGTCACCCTGCACGCTCCGGCGTCCCTCGCCGTCGGTGGGTCCGCCCAGCTACGGGTGACCGGCACGATGAGCGACGGTGGAGTGGCCGATCTGTCCGGCTCCGACGTCAGCTACGCCACCGCCGACGGACGGGTTGCCGGAGTCGACGTCGGCGGTCGGCTGACCGCGCTCGCCGAGGGCACAGTCACCGTCGCGGGCATCGTGGTGACCGCGGACCGGCGGCTGGAGTTCGGTCGCGCGGACATCGTGGTGGAGGACCCGACGAAGCGGCGGTTCGTCGCCTCGGCGGACACCTACGTCAACGACGGCCCGAACGCCGACCGCTCGTTCGGTAGCGATACGACCGTTCTGGTGAAGAACGCCGGACCGAACTCGCCCGGCTTCAACCGTCGCGGCCTGCTCAGCTTCACCCCCGAGCCAACGAGGGAGCCCATCGCATCGGTCACGCTGCAGATGTACGGCATGGTCCGGGACACCAACGGCACCGAGATCGACGTCTCGGTGTACGCCCTCGACGAGGGGTTCGACGAGGCGACGGTCACCTGGAACACCCAAGCCGCGCGCGGCGCCCGGCTCGGGGCGATGCACGTGACGGACAGCCCGAACTGGTGCGGCGCGGACCTGACCGAGGCCCTGCGGGCGGCGGTCGCGGCCGGCGAGCGGATCGACCTCGGCCTGGACCAGGACCTCGCGCCGGGCCAGCAGGGCCTGGCCACGCCGCTGAGCAGCCGGGAGTCGAGCACGAAGCCGTACCTCCTCGTGCGACTGGAGACGCCGGTCAGCGACTGA
- a CDS encoding Lrp/AsnC family transcriptional regulator, translating to MEDLDRQIVRLLASNGRMSYTELGKLTGLSTSAVHQRVRRLEQRGIIKGYAAVVDYEALDLPLTAFISIKPIDPSQPDDSPDLLQDVPEIEDCHSVAGDENYLLKVRVTSPRALEELLARIRSKANVSTRSLIVLSTPYEHRPPAV from the coding sequence GTGGAGGACCTCGACCGTCAGATCGTCCGGCTGCTCGCGTCCAACGGCCGGATGTCGTACACCGAGCTGGGCAAGCTCACCGGCCTGTCGACCTCGGCGGTGCACCAGCGCGTACGCCGACTCGAGCAGCGCGGCATCATCAAGGGATACGCAGCGGTCGTCGACTACGAGGCGCTCGACCTGCCGCTGACAGCGTTCATCTCGATCAAGCCGATCGACCCCAGCCAGCCCGACGACTCACCCGACCTGCTCCAGGACGTGCCCGAGATCGAGGACTGTCACTCCGTCGCGGGCGACGAGAACTACCTGCTGAAGGTCCGGGTCACGAGTCCCCGTGCGCTGGAGGAGCTGCTGGCCCGGATCCGGTCCAAGGCCAACGTCTCCACCCGTTCGCTGATCGTGTTGTCCACGCCGTACGAACACCGTCCGCCGGCTGTCTGA
- a CDS encoding 5'-3' exonuclease, with the protein MPSAASEKTLLLDTASLYFRAFFGVPDSVRAPDGTPVNAVRGLLDFIARLVTDHQPSHLVACWDDDWRPQWRVDLLPSYKSHRVAEEVPGGPDVEEAPDALETQVPLIRAALAALGIAVVGAPGCEADDVIGTLTARSPRPVDVVTGDRDLFQLVDDSRAVRVLYTARGVGRLDIVDEAWVAKKYAIPGRAYADYAVLRGDPSDGLPGVPGVGDKTAAGLISKYADLDGVLAAVEDDSSGLAPGLRLKLRQAGDYLTAARAVVTVLPDAELPEVDATLPSAPADPDGWAQLVRQWGLGGSAERVVAALAQRAG; encoded by the coding sequence ATGCCGAGCGCCGCAAGCGAGAAGACGCTGCTTCTCGACACCGCGTCCCTGTACTTCCGCGCCTTCTTCGGCGTGCCCGACTCCGTGCGTGCACCCGACGGCACGCCGGTCAACGCCGTGCGCGGGCTGCTGGACTTCATCGCCCGTCTGGTGACCGACCACCAGCCGAGCCATCTGGTCGCCTGCTGGGACGACGACTGGCGCCCGCAATGGCGGGTCGACCTGCTGCCGAGCTACAAGAGCCACCGGGTGGCCGAGGAGGTGCCGGGCGGCCCCGACGTGGAGGAGGCCCCGGACGCGCTGGAGACGCAGGTGCCGCTGATCCGTGCCGCTCTGGCCGCCCTGGGCATCGCGGTGGTCGGCGCCCCCGGATGCGAGGCCGACGACGTCATCGGAACCCTCACCGCTCGCTCCCCCCGGCCGGTCGACGTCGTGACCGGAGACCGCGACCTGTTCCAGCTGGTCGACGACTCCCGTGCGGTCCGCGTTCTCTACACCGCGCGAGGCGTCGGGCGGCTGGACATCGTCGACGAGGCCTGGGTGGCGAAGAAGTACGCCATCCCGGGCCGGGCCTACGCCGACTACGCCGTGCTGCGGGGCGATCCTTCCGACGGGCTGCCGGGCGTGCCCGGCGTCGGCGACAAGACCGCGGCCGGACTTATCTCCAAGTACGCCGACCTCGACGGTGTGCTCGCCGCGGTCGAGGACGACAGCAGCGGCCTGGCGCCCGGCCTGCGGCTCAAGCTGCGGCAGGCGGGCGACTACCTCACCGCCGCGCGCGCCGTGGTGACCGTGCTGCCCGACGCCGAGCTGCCCGAGGTCGACGCCACCCTCCCCTCCGCACCGGCCGATCCGGACGGCTGGGCCCAGCTCGTACGGCAGTGGGGGCTCGGCGGGTCGGCCGAGCGGGTGGTGGCCGCACTGGCCCAGCGGGCCGGCTGA
- a CDS encoding YbaK/EbsC family protein: MSPQSEHVAATLRSLGATGRVHTFDQEVPTAAAAADQLGCDVGAIANSLVFVAGDEPLLVLTSGAHRVDTRYLAQTLALPKIRRADPDQVFAATGQQVGGVAPVGHPAPLRTVVDLWLEKYDQVWAGAGDHLSMFPTSYAELVRLTGGTPAQVTP; encoded by the coding sequence ATGAGCCCACAGTCCGAGCACGTCGCGGCGACGCTCCGCAGCCTCGGCGCCACCGGGAGGGTGCACACCTTCGACCAGGAGGTGCCGACCGCCGCCGCGGCCGCCGACCAGCTCGGCTGCGACGTCGGGGCGATCGCCAACAGCCTGGTCTTCGTGGCCGGCGACGAACCCCTCCTCGTCCTCACCAGCGGCGCTCACCGGGTCGACACCAGGTACCTCGCCCAGACGCTCGCCCTGCCGAAGATCCGCCGCGCCGACCCCGACCAGGTGTTCGCCGCCACCGGCCAGCAGGTCGGCGGAGTCGCGCCGGTCGGCCACCCCGCCCCACTGCGTACGGTCGTCGACCTCTGGCTGGAGAAGTACGACCAGGTGTGGGCCGGCGCCGGTGACCACCTCAGCATGTTCCCCACCAGTTACGCCGAGCTCGTCCGGCTCACCGGAGGTACACCCGCCCAGGTCACGCCCTGA
- a CDS encoding M24 family metallopeptidase, whose product MTTSVPSADLHLRLDRARASAAAAGVGALLVSPGPDLRYLTGYDAKPLERLTCLLLPAQAQATPVLVVPGLERAAARASGVEELGLEIVPWQETDDPYGLVAKLLPDGVGSVALDNHMWAEKVLAFRASLPGVEQRLAGEILRELRMRKTPAEVAELRAAGAAIDRVHARVGDWLRPGRTEAEVGRDIHDAIIAEGHVQVDFVIVGSGPNGASPHHEVSDRVIQAGEPVVVDIGGTTAAGYCSDETRTYAVGGPPPEEFRRYYDVLQRAQEAACAHVRPGVTAESVDAVARTIISEAGYGEEFIHRTGHGIGMESHEEPYIVAGNTLPLEPGMAFSVEPGIYFEGRHGARIEDIVVVTETGVEAVNLRPRDLVVLDG is encoded by the coding sequence GTGACGACCTCCGTGCCTTCCGCAGACCTCCATCTCCGCCTCGATCGCGCCCGCGCGAGCGCGGCCGCCGCCGGCGTCGGCGCCCTGCTGGTCTCGCCGGGTCCCGACCTGCGCTATCTCACCGGCTACGACGCCAAGCCGCTGGAACGGCTCACGTGCCTGCTGCTGCCCGCGCAGGCTCAGGCCACGCCGGTTCTGGTGGTGCCGGGTCTGGAGCGGGCTGCGGCCCGGGCGTCCGGGGTCGAGGAACTGGGGCTGGAGATCGTTCCCTGGCAGGAGACCGATGATCCCTACGGCCTGGTCGCCAAGCTGCTGCCCGACGGTGTCGGCTCGGTGGCGCTGGACAACCACATGTGGGCGGAGAAGGTGCTCGCCTTCCGGGCGTCGCTGCCCGGCGTGGAGCAGAGGCTCGCGGGGGAGATCCTGCGCGAGCTGCGGATGCGCAAGACGCCGGCCGAGGTGGCCGAGCTGCGGGCGGCGGGCGCGGCGATCGACCGGGTGCACGCCCGGGTCGGTGACTGGTTGCGCCCAGGTCGCACGGAGGCCGAGGTGGGCCGCGACATCCACGACGCGATCATCGCCGAGGGGCACGTCCAGGTCGACTTCGTGATCGTGGGTTCGGGTCCCAACGGCGCCTCGCCGCATCACGAGGTCTCCGACCGGGTGATCCAGGCCGGTGAGCCGGTGGTCGTCGACATCGGAGGCACCACGGCGGCCGGCTACTGCTCCGACGAGACCCGCACCTACGCCGTCGGCGGCCCGCCTCCGGAGGAGTTCCGGCGTTACTACGACGTCCTCCAGCGTGCGCAGGAAGCCGCCTGCGCCCACGTGCGGCCGGGCGTCACCGCCGAGTCGGTGGATGCTGTCGCGCGCACGATCATCAGCGAGGCGGGCTACGGCGAGGAGTTCATCCACCGCACCGGCCATGGCATCGGCATGGAAAGCCACGAGGAGCCCTACATCGTGGCCGGCAACACACTGCCGCTGGAGCCGGGCATGGCTTTCTCGGTCGAGCCCGGGATCTACTTCGAGGGCAGGCACGGCGCCCGGATCGAGGACATCGTCGTGGTCACCGAAACGGGTGTGGAAGCGGTCAACCTGCGCCCTCGCGACCTGGTGGTGCTCGATGGCTGA
- a CDS encoding winged helix DNA-binding domain-containing protein: protein MRSISIEERRARLGRRHRLAGTASTGSTGSAGGPVEAADAVIALHATDPATVFLSVAARTGPVGPASVDDVEKALYADRTLVRMLAMRRTMFVVPTATAPVLQASCTRAVAAQQRRRYTQLIEAAGLGDGAWLKDVEESTARALAARGEATGAELAADEPRLRSRVRMAEGKSYGGEQNITTWVLLLLAADGRIVRGRPRGSWTSTQWRWAPVESWLPGGMPEPAVEDARAELVRRWLAAFGPGTVADLRRWTGWAARDVKAALTRVRPAEVDLDGQTGLVLADDVEPTTAPEPWVAFLPALDPTAMGWSERSWYVGAHRSALFDRSGNIGPTVWADGRVVGGWAQRPDGEVTYRLLEDVGSATARTVEEHAERMHAWLGSTRVVPRFRTPLEKELSR from the coding sequence GTGCGAAGCATCAGCATCGAGGAGCGCAGGGCCCGGCTGGGCCGCCGACACCGCCTGGCCGGCACCGCGTCCACCGGATCCACCGGATCCGCCGGCGGCCCGGTCGAGGCGGCCGACGCGGTGATCGCGCTGCACGCCACGGACCCCGCCACCGTCTTCCTCTCCGTCGCGGCCCGGACCGGCCCTGTCGGCCCGGCCTCGGTCGACGACGTGGAGAAGGCGCTGTACGCCGACCGCACACTGGTGCGGATGCTCGCCATGCGGCGGACGATGTTCGTGGTCCCGACCGCGACGGCGCCGGTGCTGCAGGCGTCCTGCACCCGTGCGGTCGCCGCGCAGCAACGACGCAGGTACACCCAGCTGATCGAGGCCGCCGGCCTCGGGGACGGCGCGTGGCTGAAGGACGTCGAGGAGTCCACGGCGCGGGCGCTGGCGGCTCGGGGCGAGGCCACCGGCGCCGAGCTCGCCGCCGACGAGCCGAGGCTGCGGTCGCGGGTGAGGATGGCCGAGGGCAAGTCGTACGGCGGCGAGCAGAACATCACGACCTGGGTGCTCCTCCTGCTCGCCGCCGACGGCCGGATCGTCCGGGGCCGCCCGCGTGGTTCGTGGACGAGTACCCAGTGGCGGTGGGCGCCGGTCGAGTCGTGGCTGCCTGGCGGCATGCCCGAGCCGGCCGTCGAGGACGCGCGGGCCGAGCTGGTGCGGCGGTGGCTCGCCGCGTTCGGCCCGGGCACGGTCGCCGACCTGCGCCGGTGGACCGGCTGGGCCGCCCGCGACGTCAAGGCGGCGCTGACACGGGTGCGGCCGGCGGAGGTCGACCTGGACGGGCAGACCGGACTGGTCCTGGCCGACGACGTCGAGCCGACGACCGCACCGGAGCCGTGGGTGGCGTTCCTTCCCGCCCTGGACCCGACGGCCATGGGCTGGTCCGAACGCTCCTGGTACGTCGGCGCGCACAGGTCGGCGCTCTTCGACCGGTCCGGCAACATCGGCCCGACGGTGTGGGCGGACGGCCGGGTCGTGGGCGGCTGGGCACAGCGTCCCGACGGGGAGGTGACCTACCGCCTCCTGGAGGACGTCGGCTCCGCCACCGCACGGACGGTCGAGGAACACGCCGAGCGGATGCACGCCTGGCTCGGCTCCACCCGGGTCGTGCCGAGGTTCCGTACGCCGCTGGAGAAGGAGCTCAGTCGCTGA
- a CDS encoding glycoside hydrolase family 172 protein, protein MSDFNGLGMHLGNLSRLSSAQTRSISAENPDGSRAGGARATAGEGAARELGQGWKVRPCIELPGESVVTLADIDGPGAIQHVWITVTPTAWRRLVLRCYWDGEENPSVEVPLGDFFCHGWGEFAQINSVPVAVNPTGGFNSYWEMPFRGHARITVENLDPEPVRGFFYQITYALTEVEQDRAYFHAQWRRSDPLPHGEVHTLLSGVRGQGHYVGTYIAWESHHDGWWGEGELKFYLDGDEEFPTICGTGTEDYFGGAWAFEHPKGAYGAFSTPYLGMPQVLVPDGFMRTQQRFGLYRWHVQDPIRFTGDLRVTIQALGFKSSLRGQARFRPLEDDIASTAFWYQTEPHAPFPALPERDLLEP, encoded by the coding sequence TTGTCCGACTTCAACGGCCTCGGCATGCACCTGGGCAACCTGAGCCGGCTCTCGTCCGCACAGACCAGGTCGATCAGCGCGGAGAACCCCGACGGGTCACGCGCCGGCGGTGCGCGCGCCACCGCGGGGGAGGGCGCCGCCCGAGAACTCGGACAGGGCTGGAAGGTTCGTCCCTGCATCGAGCTTCCCGGCGAGTCGGTGGTGACGCTGGCCGACATCGACGGACCCGGAGCGATCCAGCACGTGTGGATCACGGTCACGCCGACGGCGTGGCGACGGCTCGTCCTGCGGTGCTACTGGGACGGTGAGGAGAACCCCTCGGTCGAGGTGCCACTCGGTGACTTCTTCTGCCACGGCTGGGGAGAGTTCGCGCAGATCAACTCGGTCCCGGTGGCGGTCAACCCCACCGGCGGCTTCAACTCCTACTGGGAGATGCCGTTTCGCGGGCACGCCCGGATCACCGTGGAGAACCTCGACCCCGAACCCGTCCGCGGATTCTTCTACCAGATCACCTACGCGCTCACCGAGGTCGAGCAGGACCGCGCCTACTTCCACGCCCAGTGGCGGCGCAGCGACCCGCTCCCGCACGGCGAGGTGCACACGCTGCTGTCGGGCGTGCGCGGCCAGGGCCACTACGTGGGGACCTACATCGCCTGGGAGTCCCACCACGACGGCTGGTGGGGCGAAGGCGAGCTGAAGTTCTACCTGGACGGGGACGAGGAGTTTCCCACCATCTGCGGCACCGGCACCGAGGACTACTTCGGCGGGGCGTGGGCGTTCGAGCATCCCAAGGGCGCGTACGGCGCGTTCAGTACGCCCTACCTGGGCATGCCGCAGGTGCTGGTGCCGGACGGGTTCATGCGTACCCAGCAGAGGTTCGGGTTGTACCGCTGGCACGTGCAGGACCCGATCCGCTTCACCGGCGACCTGCGGGTGACCATCCAGGCGCTCGGCTTCAAGTCGTCGCTGCGCGGTCAGGCGCGCTTCCGCCCGCTGGAGGACGACATCGCGTCGACTGCGTTCTGGTACCAGACCGAGCCGCACGCGCCGTTCCCGGCGCTGCCGGAGCGGGACCTGCTGGAGCCGTGA